A genomic region of Elaeis guineensis isolate ETL-2024a chromosome 9, EG11, whole genome shotgun sequence contains the following coding sequences:
- the LOC105051350 gene encoding uncharacterized protein: protein MAAEEEKSPNNPQNPPRRSPRARMKESILSPGFRSAAAMAGWDEEALLFASLVVEDTPVRESRHRKRRSPQFKTPPTTNSNRKRRSRRQSPNPIPPVVLCLDDDEEKTVEKKDPGAKRKDSEIVVAAEEKKTEGEGASVEKASSKGLPCMDRLREELSCAICLDICFEPSTTPCGHSFCMKCLKCAAAKCGKRCPKCRQLISNGRSCTVNTVLWNTIQLLFPEEVEARKNSSAATSRSSNVQSPERSSNNVRNSHANSNTRSSHTRSATQVSQGMDRERIIRRRAIPSQSEDAALALRLQREEFMVAFHDNREQQRSTLHSAQANLRAMASRAVHFRTRGRST from the exons ATGGCAGCTGAAGAAGAGAAAAGCCCAAACAATCCACAGAACCCACCCAGAAGATCTCCCCGGGCAAGGATGAAAGAGAGCATCCTTAGCCCCGGATTCCGGTCTGCCGCCGCCATGGCCGGCTGGGACGAGGAAGCCCTCCTGTTCGCCAGTCTTGTCGTCGAAGACACACCTGTGAGAGAATCCAGACACAGGAAGCGCCGCAGTCCACAGTTCAAGACCCCTCCAACCACCAACTCCAACAG GAAGCGAAGATCTCGAAGACAATCTCCCAATCCGATCCCTCCTGTTGTTCTTTGTCTTGATGATGATGAGGAAAAGACTGTTGAAAAAAAAG ATcccggtgcaaaaaggaaagattcAGAGATTGTTGTTGCTGCGGAAGAGAAGAAGACAGAGGGAGAAGGGGCTTCGGTTGAAAAGGCCTCGAGCAAAGGCCTTCCCTGCATGGATCGGCTGAGGGAAGAGCTCTCTTGTGCT ATTTGTTTGGACATTTGCTTTGAACCGAGTACAACTCCTTGTGGGCACAG CTTTTGTATGAAATGTTTGAAATGTGCTGCTGCTAAATGTGGAAAACGCTGTCCAAAATGCAGGCAACTGATCAG cAATGGGAGATCTTGCACTGTGAATACAGTACTTTGGAACACCATCCAACTCTTATTTCCTGAGGAAGTTGAGGCAAGGAAGAACTCAAGTGCTGCGACTTCACGCAGCAGTAATGTCCAAAGTCCTGAAAGAAGCAGCAATAACGTTAGAAATAGTCATGCAAATAGTAACACCAGAAGCAGTCATACAAGAAGTGCAACCCAGGTTTCTCAAGGGATGGATAGGGAAAGAATCATTAGAAGAAGAGCCATCCCAAGCCAGTCTGAAGATGCTGCATTGGCTCTCAGGCTGCAGAGGGAAGAATTTATGGTAGCCTTTCATGACAACCGTGAGCAGCAGAGGAGTACACTTCATTCCGCTCAAGCAAATTTGAGAGCTATGGCCTCCAGAGCAGTTCATTTTCGCACTAGGGGCCGGTCCACATAG
- the LOC105036545 gene encoding LOW QUALITY PROTEIN: myb-related protein 315 (The sequence of the model RefSeq protein was modified relative to this genomic sequence to represent the inferred CDS: inserted 1 base in 1 codon): MGRQPCCDKIGLKRGPWSMEEDQKLINFIINNGVHCWRLVPKLAGLMRCGKSCRLRWTNYLRPDLKRGALSEDEENQIIQLHSHLGNRWSKIXSYFPGRTDNEIKNHWNTRIKKKLKLLGLDPVTHKPLQQPAKCDSLRSDSASESYPSQIQEKSIEIMDLVSSNQEELLVKNEEQKEVQFDSNDTEVLLHGNVVPWENLDIEEMKPRPDPSSSSSASFSIDDTLYPSAQRESSLEGSNQCWFDTTDSFPSWEALYPLEDIFPFGKFP, from the exons ATGGGGAGACAGCCGTGCTGTGATAAGATTGGATTGAAGAGAGGTCCATGGTCGATGGAGGAAGATCAGAAGCTCATCAACTTCATCATCAACAATGGGGTACATTGTTGGCGTCTTGTTCCAAAACTTGCTg GTTTGATGAGATGTGGGAAGAGCTGCAGGCTAAGATGGACAAATTACCTTCGGCCTGATCTTAAGAGAGGAGCACTCTCTGAGGATGAAGAGAATCAAATCATCCAACTCCATTCTCACCTCGGTAACAG GTGGTCCAAGA GCTCTTATTTCCCAGGCCGCACCGATAATGAAATCAAGAACCATTGGAACACTCGAATCAAGAAGAAATTGAAGCTCCTTGGATTGGACCCTGTGACCCACAAGCCTCTCCAACAGCCTGCCAAATGTGACAGCTTAAGGAGTGACTCTGCTTCAGAATCTTATCCCTCACAGATCCAAGAAAAGAGCATAGAGATTATGGACTTGGTTTCTAGTAACCAAGAAGAACTTCTGGTGAAAAATGAAGAACAAAAGGAGGTCCAATTTGACTCCAATGACACTGAAGTTCTTTTGCATGGGAATGTGGTGCCATGGGAAAACTTGGATATTGAAGAGATGAAGCCTCGGCCCGACCCTTCGAGCAGCTCCAGCGCCTCATTCTCCATAGATGACACTCTCTACCCTTCTGCGCAAAGAGAATCTAGTCTTGAGGGCTCCAACCAATGTTGGTTTGATACTACTGACTCTTTTCCTTCATGGGAAGCATTGTATCCTCTTGAAGATATCTTTCCATTTGGGAAATTCCCATAA